AAGTAAAATTTGTTTAATCCGTGTGTCCAAACGCTTTAACAAGACAGTAGAAGTAATCCTCAAAATATGTGTTACCAAACACATGATTCGCTGAACATGTGGCATAAATACATTGTGTCCCGTGCCCCTCATAAATAACTGGATTTCTTTTAAAGAATCAAGCTGCATAGATCTTCAAAAGCGAACTCGGAATGTTAGATGATATTTTCATTCGCGTGTTTTGGGGCGGTTTTTTgtgtggtttttttgttttgtttttttgttgtttttttttttgttttttgtttgtttgtttgtttgtttcatgtggAATGTTTATGGATGAAATGACCGTCTTTCTGTCGTCTCTCTTTATAATCCCGAggaatatagtctggttcataattattgagaatttttcttcttactttgagctatcctaacacctcaactgattcactgatacttaaaactaagtaatggtataagggaggtaactcatcttggcctactgagtatagtacaattagagttacctcccctgaatttgtagcagacgtcattttcctcagcactgtcaacaatgtctgctgaagataaaagaaggttgatttttgagttgtgtaatcaaggaattgatgatgtaaatacattggcagagagaacaggaactcctctttctactgtgtataggatttgGAAGAagtttaaagagggaaaggattttgggcaccagaaaggagcagggagacccagaaaattggtcttctcagatcgcgtccggctgggaattttagcgtctaaaaagcaaagggcaagcatctccaacatcaggtataaaataatagaaaggggatcaacagttgtatcaaaatctacagttagaagaaatttgattgatcttggatgggagaaaaagactggaattccttctcctctcatgaaacaagaacataaagacaggcgtgttgagtggtgtttggcacataaaaactttgactgggaaaatgtaatttttactgatgaaagctcaatatgggtatatcccaataatgtgaaaatatggacaaagtctgcgtcagcaccgttgtatcgacgacctaaatacagcccaaagtttcatgtatggggagggatatccttactaggaacgaccccgctgtgtgtgtttgagggaaatctgacaagtcaacgctacactaacatattagataattttctccttccaagtgcacatgtgttttatggaaatgactggattttgcagcaagataatgttcctaaacacatcgcaaaacatgccaagcagtggtttcaggagaaaaatgtgactgcattaccatttcctgcatacagtcctgacttaaatcccattgagaacatttgggggatgatgaaggaatgtgtgaatcaaaaggggttgacaaaaattgaagacatgaagagagaagtggtccgatactgggacagcataactcacgaaacactaacctctctgataggaagtatgcctacccgtcttagactgtgccgtgaagctcaaggagacttgataaaatattaaattgttacctacacaacatgaaaaggtcagttcactttcacaatacattcaattttatctgattttttctcgtttaataatatgaaatgctttagctattctcaataattttgaaccatactgtatataaagAACGACATACAGCAGTTGAAAACTGTGTCATATACAAACACATACGGTATATAGGTATACACATATAACGTGACTGAAGTAATTGTAACTGCATTTCTAAGGTCGCGCCATATCTTTCTGATAATTGTGAGCAAAGCGTTTTACACCGCTTATTAACGTCGTATCAGCAAGATCGGAACAGCAACGAGAACAACAATCACACTGAATCATGGTATTGACTGGACCACGACCAGATAATTCGTGATGACAGCCAGGACCAGAGTCACTTCCTGGGGAGATACTTTTACACatttacgagtgagtgagttttgcgccgcactcagcaatattccagctatatggcggcggcctgtaaataatcgaatctggaccagacaatccagtgaccaacaacagcgagcctgaccacccgatgggttgctgaaggcctattctaccccgtgaccttcactgGTACACAGTTACGAAATTCTACGAATTCTGCTATGACATACTGTCGGTCGTCGTGTTTATGGACATTCCTCCAGTGTTACCACCTACATGTAACAGACATATCTGTTTGCGCCATGGCCACGTCGATGTAGTTCGAGAAGAGAACGGCGTTACCTATCAACATTGTAGTGACGTGTTAACGCATTCAGCCTTTTATTTGGAAAATGAAGGGAtttgtttacaatttacaatttTGTTGTAGTCCAAGTTTTCACACAGCTGCGAGTGGCTTTGGTCCTTTGCACTTTTGTCACATTAGTCAAGGAACTGCGAGAAGTGATGCCAATTTCGCGACCGAACCTGCTTCAAGTCACCCCAGTGATGGAAATCTCACTTCTTAACTATCAAACAGATTTCCGATTGCCGAACATTGTTCCTTTATACCAGAGTTTATTCAGATGCAGTTTGCGGGTTCATCTGGCGTTTTCCGCCCCATGGTCTATTTAACGACTGCTCAATAGATTTGACAATAAATCCCAAtcacaaataaatgaaatggaACGACGAGATCTGCTTCCTATTCGCCAAACCGCACAACTTCGAAGTCCGTCATTATTACGCGGTCAAATGAAGGCTGAACAGTATACAGGCACAGCGGCAGTTTGTTAAAATGATatgttattattgttgttatgaCATTTGTCTCTGTTTGATGTCTTTGTTGATGTTATACTTATTAAAGCAGTTTCAGACCTAATGACGAATTTGTTGTTATATTTTACTGAATACTGTGAGAAACATTTCTTCAAGGGTTGGGATACATGTTTAAGAAACATGGTTGTAATACGGTCTTCAACAGAATGGCATTACACGCATCACGGCATACAGAGATCACGCTGAAATGGGTAAAAACAGTATATGTAAattaagtgtgtgtaagtgtaacTTGTGAACCCGCTTGTTCACACGAGTTTGAACAACGCTTTGACATAGTATATATTTCAGTGCAAACACACAAACTGACATAAATAAATCAGTTTAGTGAGAGTCTAACCTCTGTTCTCGCGACTGTGCCAGTGTGGCTATACTGTGTGTTGTGCTACTGTTTTATTGTGCTATAGCACGTGAGTTTCCTGTAAGGAAGACTGAATTAGCGGAGATTATAGACGTATTATACTTGGAATCCTCCCGAACTCTTTCATGGTCCAAACAAACATGGTTTCCGGCACTGcgaagggacacaactctgcacaggcGACTTGTTCAACGGTGCCTGTCAGTGATCATATTAATTGTCACTAATATGAAGTACCATGCTGCGGCATCTTAAGGGTCTGTAACTCCATGAAGTAGCGTCGGCTTTGGTGTCAAGACTGTCAACTGAGAGTATCTCTATGTTATACAACGTTGTGTCAGACAGTACTATTGTCAGTTTAGGTGCCCATTTGTCTGGCAATGTTCGCTTCAGCGTAGATTTGTACTACGGATAGGTCATAAAGTCAATCAAACAGAAGACAACTTTTCCTTCAGGtgaatattatttgaaaatgatTAAATTATCCAAGCGGGATCCATAAATATATCCGCACATTGACTTATTGATATTGCAATCTATTGTCCAGGTATTTTCACAGCAAATGTTATACGGGTTCGAAAAAAGGAGTTATTTCCTGACTGTCATGTGATTACTGATTATAGATCTAGTAATGCCAGTCccatattgtttgaataattgTTGGTAGTGAGTATGTGTCTATAGTGAATTTCCTCAATACATTTTCATACAAACGGCCATTGGGAATGCTTGATGATGTCGGAAAAACGCAGTATGACAGTTTAAGGCAAACAGTTTAGTGAAGTGGATCAGTAATTAttcttaaaagaaaaaaaactgaGTTCTATTTCAAATATACCTTGTTGATTATTCTCTTCCCCGTGTAGTCAGTTATGTATTTCACAGTTTAATTGTGGGTTACCCTTTGATCTGCGCGTCAGTTCAATCACCTCGTAAAGGACGTCCAGCGCACGTTGTTGCTTACCATTTACTGTAACGCGTGACATGTGATTATGACGTTAAAATTACTAATACGTTTACGTCTTATTCCTATTAATACCATTCACAAAAATAGGGGATAATcgattttgcgagcataccactagcaaGCTTCAATGCATGTGAGAAAAAGtaacatatatccatacagatgaaacatttccaaaggagtGGATGGAACTCTCACATTTTCCCTTACTTCTCTTCACCATCTGTTtcttccttggcttcatcattcgcattttatcaatcttgtaaaacCAGTATCTCTAACTTTCTAATGGTATATGTGTTGCAGATATGAGAAAACGAAAGTCAGAGGACGGATGTCAAAATGGTCTAAACTTGTAATGGATCGAAAACAAAGCTTGAATCATAATTGTCATAACGGAATAAGTATTAGGTAAAGTACAGCTAATAGCACGTGACAGTGTGACGAGTGATCACTGGTGACTGTCAATCAATCACTGTGACACATCGTGTACGTATTGTTTGAGGTATGTCCGTGTTGTACAATAAACCTGTTGGTATAAAAGGCAACATGCTGACTACATAAGACCATTCCATTTGCCCTTCACACTTAACCAGGTAAGCCACTGACATACAATTTGATATTGGCATAAGCCATTTAATGCTCACGACAAGTACACAAGTATGCAGATATCGATTGTACATCATATAACTTGtgttaatatttcatgttttccgAATTCATTTAAGAAAGCGTTGGACAATCAAACACATCGCTTTACGAAATGTGAATCCTGATTGCATTCTTGTTGATATTTACATCGAAATGTTTGTCTTTACATATGATTTGAACAGTGCACGTCTGTTTCTAACTATATCTAAGAAATAAGGAGACATATGCGTGTTTATCGATACAGATTGCTCATCATGAGGACAGTCCTTGTGATTACGCTGTGCCTGTTGCCCTGCCTCATCAGCGGGATGTACCAGACAAGTAAGCTATTGTCAATATTAACGGGTTTGTTTTCAATATATATTCTTCCAAACGGTAGAGTGTTGAATTCGatggttgatattatgaacaacgCAGTGCGCCGTCGGGACAGGAACATATGCAAATGTTATTGGTGTCACTATATATTCAACTGTTCCTGGAAACCAAGGAAACCAGTCGTTTGTTTCACTGATGTGGATGGAGGTATGCTACATATCGTACTGAAAATGAACCgttttctgcaatattccaccagtaCCAGACAATTGGTCGAATGTACTTGCGAAGATGTTATTACGTAATCTTATGTTTGGGCATTTCTTGTCTCCGTTTTGTTAAATTGCTGTAGATGAGAATGTCTATGGCTGTGGGTTTCACCCTTAGCACATTTTCATTGTGACCGTTGGTACATGCCTGATTAATGAAATGTCATCTGACGACATGCTGTTATAGGAAAGTGTTCTAAACGGACTCATGAAGGTGTAAGCATCTTTAGGTGTGTGGTGAGAAGGTAGTGTGCGTCATTTCCCACTGGGGTTTGTGGGTTAGCCTCGTGGTTAAGGCGTTCTCTCGGCACGCAGAAGAcacggattcgattccccacatgggctcAGTTTGTGAGCcccgtttctggtgtcatccGTTGGGATGTTGtttgattattgctaaaagcggcgtaaaacggaactcactcactcattctccaGTGAGAATAAGTATAGAAAGCTGAAAATATACTACATCGTGTTGCCATAAAAGAAGTAAAGCTGTGTGTTTGCATTATGTAACTGCATTATGTAAAAACTATTTATGtaactaaaaacaaataataactaATAACTTGTTTCGCCGAATCATATGTCACGTAGGCAAATGATTTTATATAGCGTGTATAAAAACTTAAGCGccacccagtatattttgcaaaaatataggttggcacataggaaatctttcagaaaaaaacgagctgtcataatttggtttagtaGTTTTGGTTTAAATAACAAAACCATACTGGAAAGTTTCATTTACTTTCAACAGGATGCATGCTCTTTTGGAAAACacgcattttgttttcctcaaaagGTTACCTTCTTTTGGAAagggaaaatcagaaatgactttTATATGGTCACAtaattgtcactttgaacacgTGAAACCTGAATTTAATGGTCTTGTCTAATCACAACGGGAATAGTTATTTTGATTAAAAAACAGTGCCATAATtatatttaacaatattcctttaattgtaaatgcAAATGGTTCTGACATCCCCAAAACAGTTATCAGATGaaacttttcaaaatatgattggTCTTACCAGTTAGTTCAGACTCCCATTTCCAACGCTACATGATcacattttaattttgaaacagACTGGCGCATTTTTTTCACGCAACGTTTTCAGTCTCGGTATATATGGTCTTTTCGTATTTGACTATATTTTCTATTATGAGGTAAACGTATAATTATACCTGTTGCTATGCAAAGTGTTTAAACTATTCCTTGATTTTTGACAGGAAGCTTATATGGCGGGCGTGGGTCTTCAGGACTTGGAAGAACCCGTATTTTGACTATCCCTGACGGCAGTGAGTATGGCCAGAACATGAACATAAGTAAACACAGAGACATGTAAAACGTGTTTTATCTTGGTAAGAATAATTCTAAAACCAAGTGAGAatggttttttttaagaaacaCATAAAAATCCACCCATTCAGTGAAACGTGTTAGCCAAGTAGATCGATCATTTGCCCCAGTTCATACAAGGTGAACAGTTTCGTTATCAGAATGCAGGAACACAAAGAAGTCTGACCATCGAATTTATGTATTCAGACTCTTTGATCAATACCAAAGGCCAATTCAAACTACGGAAAAAtaaagtcgcggtggctgagcgggttggCAGCTGACATAGTGCCCTGAGGGTTTTTCGAATCCCGGATAGGACTCAAACCAACAAAAGTACAGGAATTTGTACTGTACTAAGAAAGAGAActcccaaatgtaacatgtattaaatttgatattttacagCTCCAGATTACCAGCAAGTTGTCCAGACTCCCACAGGAGGCCTCTACCAAAGTCAGTAAAATAGGCTACATTGTGCACATGACACAAACTTTGAACTGACAATATCCATCCTCATTTGCAACGATATTATTATAAGGGCTCCGGCACATACACAAAGAACAGTTTTGTACAATATTCTGAATACATTTTCTGCTTAATAATCTGGAATAGTCAAAGAAGTCAACAACTATCATTCTTGACTTCCATGGCTATACTGCTGCTTTATTCAAATGACTATTTTACGACATTCACAGTGAAGATCCGAGTGATCAATCtgcagtaatccatgcttgtcggaagtgGCGACTAATAgtatcgggtgatcagactcgctgttTTGGCTGATACATATGTAATCGTATCCCAAAGGCTTACATCGATGCCCATGATCTCAAGTTTAAGAATGTAGAGTCTAGACTCGAATATGTATAAACCGCCGTCAGTTGATGAATGTGGCGATAAAAGGACGAAACAGGTAGGCTTTATTTGCTAAAATATGATTTCACTTACAACAACCTTTACATGCATTGTGATACTGTTTATTTCGGGTTTTTTTCTCTGGTTTTGCTCTTTTATTCCCACTCATAAAGTTTACATTAATGTGTTAGTTGTTCGTTATTATATATAcggtatagtgagtgagttcagttttacgccgcctttagtaatattccagcaatatcacggcggggaacaccagaaattggcttcacattgtacccatgtggggaaatgaacccaggtcttcagcgtgacgagcgaacgcttttaccactgcGTCCCTATTAACTCAATAACGGGACTGGGCTAATTGTTAATAACGATCCATGGTATGTATTCAGTCTGCACGTGTATCCACACCGTATGGCCACTTCTTACCAAGGGgtagtagggtagcctagtgcttaaagtgttcgattccccatatacgtacaatatgtgaaacctatTGCTgatgtcccccgctgtgatattgttggaatgttgctgaaagtggtgtaaaaccatactcactgaccTCTTACCAACAACGTGTTGCTTGTGATCTTTTCAGTGTGGAATCTCCACAGTAATGTAATATTTTCCCTTCAGTCGAGGATCGGAAGACACATCTGATTGGGGGACGTCTCCGCACCTCCCTGCAGCTTGAAAACTACGATCGACCCGATCCGGTGGACGGAATCCTGCTTGGTATGATATTACTTGAAATAGTTTTGTCTGTGAGAAGGTGAAAGAAGCTGTGCGTTCTATATGACTGCATGACTCCCGTAGACCAGATCCCCTGTGAAGATCGGGGTTACAGTTGGtattcagtaaccaatgcttgtcgtataaACCAACTAGCGGGATCCGCTGGTCAGGCTAGCTGGCATGGTTGAGACATTccatcgtatcctaattacgtagatcgatgctcatgctgttgatctctagattgtctggtcgagactcgataaTTCACATATCACTACAatttagctagaatattgctgagttaaacaacaagccaaccaaccaacaagtCAACCTGGACCTGACACCAGAGCACCCACTCACCTCCTACCCCCACCTCGACCCACCCTCCACTAAATGATCTTTGTGCGAACGTTGACACCATGGCTTGATGACTACTCACGGCCTATGTTCAAATCCCAAGGAAGATGTGATAAACGTTGAATTATGATGAATATTATCCGTTCCATGTTGTGGGCAACATACTTAGATTATAGGAGATTACGCTCAACACGTTCGCAACACCAACTCAAATGGTAAAATATTTACCACAATggcaagaaaaacaaacaaacaacacaaaaaaaacaccaTTGCTCTACATGGAACGTCATATGCCACGGATAATGGTTTGAAAGTAATAAATGATGTTCCGTTCCGTATTTGGAGTACCTGATTGGCAATCATTTGGTCTCATTCAGGGGTGATTGTAGATAGGTTGTAACACCACTATGTTTCTTTCTTGTAGGTGGTTCTCCATATGGTGAGttacacatcaacatatttttacattatgctcactgTAATTGTAATTAAACACATCTATGCATATCTCCAGTTTTAGCAAGTAGGTGTTGCTTGACTACTTAACAATTATATTGTAACATTATTTTTATACAATTCAGCAAAGAACTGTCACTGATTAATTGTTTCTATTTGTTATTAGTTGGAGGTAGCTCATTCGGAGGTAAGTATTTTCCATTCTTTAATGGTGTAAGTTTGTTTAAATGACACTTAGATAGTATTGACGTGAGATGTGTGCTAGCGAGATGTGGGAGAAAAACACGAACTGCTGTGTTACCTCTTCTGTGAGAGATACAAGCACGGGTTTAGTGCTGACAAACATGCAAGGGTGCACGCTCACTGCGTCCGATTTTCCATTCGATGCGTCATGCGATGGGTGAAAAAACGCACGTCGTTTAGCTATGGCCGCGCACTCTACAATGCGATGCGAGGCAAGGCGATGCTGCACCTATTttcatcgcatcgcatcgcatcgcatcgcatcgcatcgcatcgcatcgcatcgcatcgcatcgcatcgcatcgcatcgcatcgcatcgcatcgcatcgcatcgcatttGAAAAAGGGATGGGATTCCATTATTTTGTTACAGTTAAGGATATTTCCCAATGATATACATGACCGAGAACATCaatataattataaaaataaacCCTAACCATCCCGAAATTAGTCAACTATTATGACTATCAACAGGTGTGACAGCCAAGCATTGTTATATGCTTGGTCATATAAAGTCATATTTGGCGGGCGCGAAATATGGAATCAGAATTGGTTCAGAAATATAAGCGCAAAAGGAAGCCGGGAACCAGCTTAACGCTTGAAGTAGCGCCTCGCGAGACGTATAGGTCGTATTGTCAAACAAATTTTCTACAGTACGTTTGAATAACTCACGAACATTTAGTTCTACTGGGGTATGCAGTATGTATGGGCATTACGTTCGTGAGTGGTTTCAAATTTGTACAGCTTTATGGTTTAGTTAATTTGTATTTTAGATGTTGTTGATTTTAATCTGCTACTCACCGCCACATACCATGCATATACAACATCAATGGCGGTTACAAAGATAGGCTGATGGAGATGTGCTTCTCATCATTTGGGTGTTGTCATCCATGCTTGATTATTGCGTAGGAACCTGTAGCGACGTCGACGTTTCGATGTAATAAAATCCGAAGTTGGTATCTATTAAACTGTACGTTTTCTTAACTACACCGACTACATGTACCACATCACCTGGTTGTAGCCACTTCACGAAAGTGTCAGTGCTTGTTACCCTTAATGTCTATAACAATGCATAGTCGTCACACAATCCCTCGTTTGGTTCTAGTAACCTCATTCGTCACCCAGTCTCAAACTCCATCGAGTTACACCAAGTTATATAAATGTTTATACACATTAGAGATAGATATTAAAACATCACTGTCATGCTTTTGTTTACTAAGAGgaatgtttcaaaacattcctttgtCTCCCTGCTCCGTGTGATCCATGctttcatcccatttcatcctaGGTCTGCAGTCTCTTCTCGGCGGAAACGTTGGAGGTAGGTGTGCCTTTGGTTAATAATAATTAACATACGAGCGTCAACAAATAGCTATATATTCTCGCAATCGTGTAATagataatgtttgtttgaaaattcGTTTTTATAGACGTTGCATGAAATAAAGACATTTCTCCAGTGCTTGTGCTTGATGTCGACAGTATAATCAATAGCAGACATCGTATCAGCAGGATCCGCTGATACTGGTCTTTGCCCTTCAGTGTGTCTGCACTATTATGATACTGTTGCAAAGTGATGAATGTAGATGTATGGTGATGATGTGTGCTATATTATAACATCACTGTGTGTTTCAGTAGTTTCACTTTATGATACCACACCGAAGCCACAACTATTTCCTAACTGACATGCGAATGTTACACTGTTCACATCTTTTGCAGGTTCCGTGTATGGTAACAGTGAGTACAATAAGTTTATTGAATATATAAAGATTATTACCTGAGCTTATGTGTCATACTGTATTTACTATTTTTCGACCGGACCTCTCAAACAGAGTAGCAAACTCTCTAATGTTGCGATAAAAGGGTGCCCCAATCATGGAGCTAGAAATTTAGTGCCAACTGTATTTTTGTTAGTCACCTTTCATAGATTCTTCAGCTATGGATATTAGAATATTACTCCCTTCACCCGTTCTGTTTAAATGAGATGACAAACGAAAGTCCTTGCAGCACAAATGTTGAAAGCCATTTCATGATAACGCACGATATCACAATGTCTCACTAGCTGGTTGatctacataaaatatataatgaatgGTACCTCGAGGTGGTGATCTCTGACCCCCTCTGGCCCACGGATTATATAGGATGAGGGCTAGGGGTGAAACGATATATTACGGTATTAGGCGGCATAAAAATACACGTTTCTCGAgcacattgttttcaaaagtgacgcgagcggtaggactttttttaatttttgatagaaaaagaGTGACGAGGAAGGAACACTTTTATTGTCTCAGAAATACAGAGTGTGACGTTTAGCACGTGCTAATGAGTTgaagattcagtcacactcgttcttactcGTTCTCATGTACCGAATCGAAACGGACGGAACCGAAGACCTTGTACTACCCTAATGCAGGCCCAGTGTTATGTACCTTATTTCGAACGTTTAGTTAAGATATAAACAACACTGCATAGGGCATTTCGATGCCTTACATGATTCGGCTACATCTTTCATAGTAAGTGTAAGGATGTACAGAAGATGGCGCTCAAATGTTTAGTGTGTTTATGAAGAGATATTCGTATAAGATATTCATATAGGTTATGAtattgtgattttttttctacACATGGTAATTGTGCATCGAATGGTTTCAGGGTTGAGCCGTCAACCTAGCTTGTTCAGCCGAGTACGCCGTTACTGAATATTAAGTGAGTAATTATCACACAGTATTAGACAAAACTTTAGTCATACTTGTGCTTTTTCTTAGAAGTCATTTGCTGCCTCTGCTACCTGCCCAAAGGTCTTGTTAAGTGGGACTTTTATAGCTCACATGAATAGAATGGATTAACCATGAAAGTGTGAATATG
The window above is part of the Haliotis asinina isolate JCU_RB_2024 chromosome 1, JCU_Hal_asi_v2, whole genome shotgun sequence genome. Proteins encoded here:
- the LOC137285159 gene encoding uncharacterized protein: MRTVLVITLCLLPCLISGMYQTRSLYGGRGSSGLGRTRILTIPDGTPDYQQVVQTPTGGLYQIEDRKTHLIGGRLRTSLQLENYDRPDPVDGILLGGSPYVGGSSFGGLQSLLGGNVGGSVYGNRLSRQPSLFSRVRRY